One segment of Saprospiraceae bacterium DNA contains the following:
- a CDS encoding carboxypeptidase regulatory-like domain-containing protein produces the protein MFQKILFVCLFLLAGEALHAQTITLRGRVTDTETGRPLPDAAIVVTGTGQVAATGQDGKFWLRGAACPVCTLSVTHTGYEPYTLAINDKATAESALRIAMRRIPNVEIQPTDIPTITLEEAEAVSESIGEIANLLVATRDVFQTVSGFGWSTFRFRERGYDGGHFQTFMNGVPFNDLETGFTPFGEFGGLNDVLRIRNTAVGLEPSEFAFGGVGGATFIDTRASIQRKQIRASYSASNRIYRNRVMLTANTGLMPGGWAVSLSGSKRWAQEGYVEGTHFDGYSYFLAVDKKFNQRHNLNLTVFGAPTRRGRAADSFQEMFDISGSNYYNPLWGYWNGEKRNSSTTFNHTPTAVLRYDWTPSPNTNLMVSTYGQRGRNDFTRINFINGQNPAPDFNRRLPSSLLDSEQAAAWANLLANDKALRQVNWAELYESNLNNPVTVQDADGIVGNTVSGKQSIYVIENQRSDNTELGTNIFVNHTFNPRLNLNGGVQYQWYKGKNYKLLDDLLGGDFWTDYDFFSNFDSPNNPDGRNSDLQVKNNVVREGEVFGWDYDEHIRRANGWAQMQYSLPHFQFFVGGEAGQTTLQRTGYMQNGRFPDNSLGDSEKLSFTTYSAKGGVTWKVTGRHYLYANGYYGTRAPLFRNAFIAPRTRDLVVPNLEVSEIQSLEGGYILRSPKYKARVTGYLTHFNNETENIFASVWSVNRVIDELDLGSVLEAGGSDAFLEQPNFFGSVVLQGVDRRHAGLELAIEARPFTSWVFTGAASLGQYIYTSRPKLLLSLDAGAKQVLDGGVVYQENFYVPRTPQTAATVGVKYESRRFWFASLNLNYADNFWYEFDRVRRTSRFVSGLTPNEPIWNTIIEQQKAPAQYTLDFFGGKSWRVRRNMFLYLNVGVSNILDNQDIVISGREVYRNAFRNDVRDPRFYTSELLYAFGRNYFVMLALRI, from the coding sequence ATGTTTCAAAAAATCCTTTTTGTCTGCCTGTTCCTGCTTGCGGGAGAGGCGCTTCATGCCCAAACGATCACCCTGCGCGGCAGGGTAACAGATACCGAGACTGGGCGCCCATTGCCAGATGCGGCCATTGTTGTGACTGGCACGGGGCAAGTAGCCGCTACTGGGCAAGACGGCAAGTTTTGGCTTCGCGGAGCCGCCTGCCCCGTCTGCACGCTCAGCGTCACTCACACAGGCTACGAGCCTTACACCTTGGCAATCAACGACAAAGCAACCGCCGAGTCCGCCTTGCGCATAGCGATGCGCCGCATCCCTAACGTGGAAATCCAGCCCACCGACATCCCCACCATCACCCTTGAGGAAGCCGAGGCGGTGTCTGAAAGCATCGGCGAAATCGCCAACCTGCTGGTGGCAACACGCGATGTTTTCCAAACGGTCTCTGGTTTTGGCTGGAGCACTTTTCGTTTCCGCGAGCGCGGTTACGATGGAGGGCATTTCCAGACATTCATGAACGGCGTGCCCTTCAATGATTTGGAAACGGGCTTCACCCCGTTTGGCGAATTTGGCGGCCTCAATGATGTGCTGCGCATCCGCAATACCGCTGTCGGCCTCGAGCCTTCCGAGTTCGCTTTTGGCGGCGTGGGAGGCGCCACCTTCATTGACACCCGCGCCAGCATCCAGCGCAAACAGATACGCGCCTCCTATTCCGCAAGCAACCGCATCTATCGCAATCGCGTGATGCTGACTGCCAACACTGGCCTTATGCCGGGTGGTTGGGCGGTATCCTTGTCAGGCAGCAAGCGGTGGGCTCAAGAAGGCTATGTGGAAGGCACACACTTTGACGGCTATTCCTACTTTTTGGCGGTTGACAAAAAATTCAACCAGCGACACAACCTGAACCTGACCGTGTTCGGCGCACCCACCCGACGAGGTCGCGCCGCCGACTCTTTTCAGGAAATGTTCGACATATCAGGCTCGAATTACTACAACCCGCTCTGGGGCTATTGGAATGGCGAAAAACGCAATTCCTCCACGACTTTCAATCACACCCCCACAGCAGTGCTGCGCTACGATTGGACACCCTCCCCGAACACCAACCTAATGGTCTCCACTTATGGGCAGCGCGGCAGAAACGACTTCACGCGCATCAATTTCATCAACGGCCAAAACCCCGCTCCCGACTTCAACCGCCGCTTGCCAAGCAGCTTGCTCGATAGCGAACAAGCCGCCGCATGGGCCAACCTCTTGGCCAACGACAAAGCATTGCGCCAAGTGAACTGGGCCGAATTGTACGAGTCCAACCTGAACAACCCTGTCACCGTGCAAGATGCTGACGGCATCGTAGGCAACACGGTCAGCGGCAAACAATCCATTTATGTCATTGAAAACCAGCGTTCGGACAATACCGAACTCGGCACCAATATATTTGTCAACCACACCTTCAACCCACGTCTTAACCTGAATGGAGGGGTTCAATATCAATGGTACAAAGGCAAAAACTACAAACTGCTCGACGACTTGCTCGGAGGGGACTTCTGGACGGACTATGACTTTTTTAGCAATTTCGACAGCCCCAACAATCCCGACGGGCGCAACAGCGACTTGCAGGTGAAAAACAACGTGGTGCGCGAGGGAGAGGTGTTTGGCTGGGACTACGACGAGCATATCCGACGCGCCAACGGCTGGGCGCAAATGCAGTATTCGTTGCCCCATTTCCAGTTTTTTGTGGGCGGCGAAGCAGGACAGACCACCCTTCAGCGCACAGGATATATGCAAAACGGGCGATTCCCTGACAACTCTTTGGGCGATTCGGAGAAACTTTCATTCACGACCTATTCCGCCAAAGGCGGTGTCACATGGAAAGTGACGGGGCGGCACTATCTCTACGCCAATGGCTATTACGGCACCCGCGCGCCGTTGTTCCGCAATGCGTTCATCGCGCCGCGCACCCGCGATTTGGTGGTGCCCAATCTGGAAGTTTCCGAAATACAGAGCCTTGAAGGGGGCTACATACTGCGCTCGCCCAAGTACAAGGCACGCGTGACGGGTTATCTCACTCATTTCAACAATGAGACGGAAAATATCTTCGCCAGCGTCTGGTCGGTCAACCGCGTCATTGACGAGCTCGATTTGGGCAGTGTGTTGGAAGCAGGGGGCAGCGATGCTTTTTTAGAGCAACCCAACTTTTTCGGCTCGGTGGTGCTGCAAGGAGTTGACCGCCGCCACGCTGGATTGGAGTTGGCCATTGAGGCGCGGCCATTCACCAGCTGGGTATTTACGGGAGCTGCCTCGTTGGGCCAATATATCTACACCTCCCGCCCCAAGCTCCTGCTCTCGCTCGACGCAGGCGCTAAGCAAGTCCTTGATGGGGGAGTGGTTTATCAAGAGAACTTCTATGTGCCGCGCACCCCACAAACCGCTGCCACCGTCGGCGTGAAGTACGAGTCGCGCCGTTTCTGGTTTGCCTCGCTCAATCTGAACTACGCCGACAATTTCTGGTATGAGTTTGACCGAGTGCGCCGCACCTCGCGCTTTGTGAGTGGTCTGACCCCCAACGAGCCAATTTGGAACACCATCATCGAGCAACAAAAAGCACCCGCGCAATACACCCTCGACTTTTTTGGCGGAAAATCATGGCGCGTTCGTCGCAATATGTTCCTCTACCTCAATGTAGGCGTGAGCAATATCTTGGACAATCAGGACATCGTAATTTCGGGCCGCGAAGTTTATCGCAATGCTTTTCGCAACGATGTGCGCGACCCGCGTTTCTACACCTCCGAATTGCTCTACGCTTTTGGGCGCAACTACTTTGTCATGCTCGCCCTCCGAATATAA
- a CDS encoding NAD+ synthase: MKIAIAQLNYHIGNFEGNLQKMLAAVESAKTQGADLVCFGELAVCGYPPRDFLEFDDFIRQSYESIKALRHASRGIGIVVGAPTRNPFLEGKDLYNSAYLLHDGQVVGVQHKALLPTYDIFDEYRYFEPASEFRTVDFMGKKIALSVCEDIWNVGNENPLYTICPLDEMMHEKPDFIINISASPFSYTQADERIHVVRTNVQRYGIPMFYINHVGAQTDIIFDGGSLVFSAADGGQLYDEMPYFEEGLRLYDLEEVIRGGREAGQSKDKIQLIHDALVVGIRDYFQKLNFKTAILGLSGGIDSAVTAVLAVRALGKEHVRVLLMPSQFSSDHSVNDARQLAERLGIQYDIVPIKPIFETFEQTLQPHFQGAPFNVTEENIQARVRGILLMAMSNKFGHILLNTTNKSEMAVGYGTLYGDMCGGISVLGDVYKTEVYQLAAFINKDGEVIPQNSIIKPPSAELRPDQKDTDSLPPYEVLDGVLYQYIERRQGPRELVEIGFDEALVKRVLKLVNTNEFKREQAAPVLRVSSKAFGMGRRMPIVGKYLS; the protein is encoded by the coding sequence TACCACATTGGAAACTTTGAAGGCAATCTCCAAAAAATGCTCGCCGCCGTCGAATCGGCCAAAACTCAAGGTGCCGATTTGGTCTGTTTTGGCGAGCTCGCCGTGTGTGGCTATCCTCCCCGCGATTTTTTGGAGTTCGACGACTTCATCAGGCAGAGCTATGAGTCCATCAAGGCGCTTCGCCATGCCAGCCGGGGCATCGGCATCGTCGTCGGGGCACCCACGCGCAATCCTTTTCTCGAGGGCAAAGACCTTTACAACTCTGCCTATCTCCTCCACGATGGGCAAGTGGTGGGGGTGCAGCACAAGGCACTTTTGCCGACCTACGATATTTTTGATGAATATCGCTACTTCGAGCCTGCGTCGGAGTTTCGCACAGTAGATTTCATGGGCAAAAAAATCGCCCTGTCGGTATGCGAGGACATTTGGAACGTGGGCAACGAAAACCCTCTCTACACCATTTGCCCTTTGGACGAGATGATGCACGAAAAGCCAGATTTTATCATCAACATCTCTGCTTCGCCATTTTCATACACACAGGCTGATGAGCGCATCCATGTCGTGCGAACCAATGTGCAGCGATATGGCATCCCCATGTTTTATATCAATCACGTTGGGGCGCAGACCGACATTATTTTTGATGGCGGCAGCCTCGTGTTCTCTGCTGCCGACGGGGGACAACTGTATGATGAGATGCCTTATTTCGAGGAAGGATTGAGACTGTACGATTTAGAGGAGGTGATTCGGGGCGGGCGCGAAGCCGGGCAATCTAAGGACAAAATTCAACTCATCCACGATGCGCTGGTGGTCGGCATTCGCGATTATTTTCAAAAACTCAATTTTAAAACTGCCATTCTCGGGCTTTCGGGTGGCATTGATTCGGCGGTGACGGCAGTGTTGGCGGTGCGAGCCTTGGGAAAAGAACACGTCCGGGTGCTGCTCATGCCTAGCCAGTTCAGCAGCGACCATTCGGTGAACGATGCCAGGCAACTCGCCGAACGCCTTGGTATCCAATACGACATTGTCCCCATAAAGCCTATTTTTGAAACTTTTGAACAAACCTTGCAACCGCACTTTCAGGGTGCGCCTTTCAATGTGACGGAAGAAAATATCCAAGCCCGTGTCCGGGGCATTTTGCTCATGGCCATGAGCAACAAGTTTGGGCACATTTTGCTCAACACGACCAATAAAAGCGAAATGGCGGTGGGCTACGGAACCCTCTATGGAGATATGTGCGGCGGCATCTCCGTATTGGGCGATGTGTATAAAACCGAGGTGTATCAGTTGGCAGCGTTCATCAACAAAGATGGCGAGGTCATTCCTCAAAACAGCATCATAAAGCCTCCCAGTGCGGAGCTTCGTCCCGACCAAAAGGACACGGACAGTTTGCCGCCTTACGAAGTGTTGGACGGGGTGCTTTATCAGTATATTGAACGTCGGCAAGGGCCTCGTGAGTTGGTGGAGATAGGTTTCGACGAAGCCTTGGTGAAGCGGGTGTTGAAATTGGTGAACACCAACGAGTTCAAGCGCGAGCAGGCGGCACCGGTGTTGCGCGTGAGCAGCAAGGCCTTCGGTATGGGTAGGCGAATGCCTATTGTGGGCAAGTATCTGTCGTAG
- a CDS encoding dienelactone hydrolase family protein produces the protein MRILLLSVLLVVLGSFYVLEKQDAKPMVMCHAPNNALDAFASLAHDKKFRDAHPSPLPTETAHGGTMIEFPVQGGPNGKAYFVKAHGNTDKYLFIFQEWWGLNDYVKNEAIRWSHDLGINVLAPDLYDGKLATNAEEAGKLMQGCDNARLKAIVEGAAKHVGDKADFRTLGWCFGGGWSLQAALLLKDKAKGCVMYYGMPEKDVETLKTLSTDVIFIHASKDQWINDAVVAEFEANMKAAGKTLTVHRYDADHAFANPSGARYNDAASKESRAVVRAYLQTK, from the coding sequence ATGCGAATTCTACTCCTTTCCGTTTTGCTTGTTGTGCTTGGCAGCTTTTATGTGCTTGAAAAGCAAGATGCCAAGCCAATGGTGATGTGTCATGCTCCCAACAATGCACTTGACGCTTTCGCGTCGTTGGCCCATGACAAAAAATTCCGCGACGCGCACCCGTCCCCCCTGCCAACCGAAACCGCTCATGGCGGCACCATGATAGAGTTCCCGGTGCAGGGTGGCCCCAACGGAAAAGCCTACTTCGTGAAGGCGCACGGCAATACGGACAAATACCTTTTCATTTTTCAGGAATGGTGGGGGCTGAACGATTATGTGAAAAACGAAGCGATTCGATGGAGCCACGACTTGGGCATCAACGTGTTGGCCCCCGACCTCTACGACGGGAAATTGGCCACCAATGCCGAAGAGGCTGGCAAGTTGATGCAAGGCTGCGACAATGCTCGTTTGAAAGCCATCGTCGAAGGAGCGGCGAAGCATGTCGGCGATAAGGCGGACTTCCGTACGCTTGGCTGGTGTTTTGGCGGTGGGTGGTCTTTGCAGGCGGCGTTGTTGCTCAAAGACAAGGCAAAAGGCTGCGTCATGTATTACGGGATGCCCGAAAAAGATGTGGAGACCTTGAAAACGCTCAGCACCGATGTGATTTTCATCCACGCTTCAAAAGACCAGTGGATAAACGACGCGGTGGTGGCAGAGTTTGAGGCAAACATGAAAGCGGCAGGCAAGACACTAACCGTACACCGCTACGATGCCGACCATGCCTTTGCCAATCCATCAGGTGCGCGCTACAACGATGCCGCTTCCAAAGAATCGCGTGCGGTGGTGAGGGCTTACTTACAAACGAAATAA
- a CDS encoding DUF4230 domain-containing protein, giving the protein MATTEQGSESSTIFGKQVLLLALICIAAALLYNVWSDDGFSFFSSARPVQLTYVPADFQPNLDEERTLRILAQPEKYRREFDDMVYNFNMALLYHVANRMALPDSLRRRLEPEYKKHHEYLSRLYFNDFVSLKDTTATLYETWYNDNTNQAVQVFNEVAGKYTCFFVTQIMATLINAEGGKLMAKGKNVETPCGIAIQEGLHPMMSRLQKRAEIIDFSASRGLLKERVRKGIAELATYELRSRMGVDKTLQYKLLGFSISETDIRVEAISVIKAGFKLDQYFDVTFSPSKGVVYVKLPPPTILSHEVYPRVDKLDVGFLAGVNEKNMNEPFNELRREFRRDAIENEKVLDKAKMRADSVMQLLLGPVVKSINKKYTLQVRFENVPETMTEDEWRRRGEDGAMPPADIRKTPRDKEKVLAN; this is encoded by the coding sequence ATGGCAACAACTGAACAAGGTTCCGAAAGCAGCACCATATTTGGCAAACAGGTGTTGTTGTTGGCGCTCATTTGCATCGCAGCGGCTTTACTTTACAACGTTTGGTCGGATGATGGCTTTTCTTTTTTTAGCTCGGCCAGACCAGTGCAACTGACCTATGTGCCAGCCGATTTTCAGCCCAATCTGGACGAGGAGCGCACCCTGCGCATTCTTGCCCAGCCGGAAAAATATCGCCGCGAGTTCGATGACATGGTCTATAACTTCAACATGGCTTTGCTCTATCATGTCGCCAATCGCATGGCACTGCCCGACAGTTTGCGCCGTCGGTTGGAGCCGGAGTACAAAAAACACCATGAGTACCTCAGCCGGCTTTATTTCAATGACTTCGTGTCGCTGAAAGACACCACGGCCACCCTGTACGAAACTTGGTACAACGACAACACCAACCAAGCGGTGCAGGTATTCAACGAAGTCGCGGGCAAATACACATGCTTTTTCGTCACCCAAATCATGGCCACGCTCATCAACGCCGAAGGCGGGAAGCTCATGGCAAAAGGCAAAAATGTGGAAACTCCCTGCGGCATCGCCATTCAAGAAGGCTTGCACCCGATGATGTCTCGGCTACAGAAACGCGCCGAAATCATTGATTTCAGCGCCTCGCGGGGGCTGCTCAAGGAACGGGTGCGCAAAGGCATCGCCGAACTCGCCACCTACGAGCTGCGCAGCCGCATGGGGGTTGACAAAACACTGCAATACAAACTTTTGGGCTTTTCCATCTCCGAAACGGACATCCGAGTGGAGGCCATCAGCGTCATCAAGGCGGGTTTCAAACTCGACCAGTATTTCGATGTGACGTTTAGCCCTAGCAAAGGCGTTGTGTATGTGAAGCTGCCGCCACCCACCATTCTTTCCCATGAAGTATATCCGCGAGTTGACAAACTCGACGTGGGCTTTTTGGCTGGCGTCAATGAAAAAAACATGAATGAGCCGTTCAACGAGTTGCGCCGCGAATTCCGCCGCGATGCCATTGAAAATGAAAAAGTGCTGGACAAGGCTAAAATGCGTGCCGACTCGGTCATGCAGTTGTTGCTTGGCCCCGTGGTGAAATCCATCAACAAAAAATACACTTTGCAGGTGCGCTTTGAAAACGTCCCGGAAACAATGACGGAAGATGAGTGGCGCCGACGCGGCGAGGATGGCGCTATGCCGCCTGCCGACATACGCAAGACACCGAGGGACAAGGAAAAAGTATTGGCCAACTGA
- a CDS encoding valine--tRNA ligase: MTDISTRYNPADIETRWYSHWERRGYFRSLPDEREPFTVVIPPPNVTGVLHMGHMLNNTIQDILIRKARLDGKNACWVPGTDHASIATEAKVVRWLRDEKKLRKADITREQFMEYAYQWKEKYGGIILNQLRTLGASCDWERTAFTMDANYYRDVIRVFIDLYQKGKLYRGLRMVNWDPEAKTVLSNEEVLYNEENAQLFHIKYLLEGSDSEGITIATQRPETIFADVAIAVNPKDPRYRTLVGKKVLIPLINRAIPVIADDYVDIEFGTGALKITPAHDPNDYEVGQRHQLEVIDTIADDGKINELCAYTPIVGLDRFEARKHMKPALEESGHLVKIEDYRTNIGRSERTNAVVEPKLSLQWFVKMSSLGEPALKAVVDEEIKFYPSSFQNLYRNWMENLRDWCISRQLWWGQRIPAWYLKSEALSKETQVFVAETAEQALEIARSQTANPQLQMSDLRQDEDVLDTWASSWLWPISVFDGFDKPDGEISYYYPTSVLVTGWDIIFFWVARMIMAGYEFKGKKPFQSVYFTGMVRDKLRRKMSKSLGNSPDAMKLLEDFGADGVRYGLMSSAAAGGDILFDEKLCENGRNFCNKLWNALRLVKGWKVAETPENEDTGRKNKLAAHWLREKFKAALADVESNFQQFRLSEALLTLYGFIWDDFCSWYLEMIKPPFEGQIDRATYEATLDIFSEMMVALHPFMPFITEELWHQLRDRKEGDDCMRQHYPQAAPAAHSLIQQMETAKDAIGKIRDVRNQHQLKPREPLTVFVQQSDTAQALFAQEGLREMVMKLAVLKELSLVTTEPTNAQSFISGTEKYYVELEKKIDVEAERKKLAGELEHQEKFVQSVQAKLSNERFVSSAPPQVVDNERKKLADGLARIAILKESLAKL, from the coding sequence ATGACTGATATTTCTACCCGCTACAACCCCGCCGATATTGAAACACGGTGGTATTCCCACTGGGAGCGCAGAGGCTACTTCCGCTCGCTGCCCGACGAACGCGAGCCTTTCACCGTCGTCATCCCGCCTCCCAACGTGACGGGCGTGCTCCACATGGGGCATATGCTCAACAATACGATTCAGGACATACTTATTCGCAAAGCCCGGCTCGACGGCAAAAACGCCTGCTGGGTGCCCGGCACCGACCATGCCAGCATCGCCACCGAAGCGAAGGTGGTGCGTTGGTTGCGCGACGAGAAAAAACTCCGCAAAGCAGACATCACGCGGGAACAATTCATGGAATATGCTTACCAATGGAAAGAAAAATACGGGGGCATCATTCTCAACCAGTTGCGCACACTGGGGGCTTCCTGCGATTGGGAGCGCACAGCTTTCACGATGGATGCGAATTATTACCGCGACGTGATTCGAGTGTTTATTGACCTTTACCAAAAAGGGAAATTGTATCGAGGATTGCGCATGGTGAACTGGGACCCTGAGGCAAAAACAGTTTTGTCCAACGAAGAGGTGCTCTACAACGAGGAGAACGCCCAACTTTTCCACATCAAATATCTGCTCGAAGGCTCTGATAGCGAAGGAATTACGATCGCCACTCAACGGCCTGAAACTATTTTCGCGGATGTGGCGATTGCCGTCAACCCGAAAGACCCTCGCTACCGAACCCTTGTCGGCAAAAAAGTGCTGATACCGCTCATCAACCGAGCCATACCCGTCATTGCCGACGATTATGTGGACATAGAGTTCGGCACGGGCGCCTTGAAAATCACGCCCGCCCACGACCCTAACGACTACGAAGTGGGACAACGTCACCAACTCGAAGTGATTGACACCATCGCCGACGATGGGAAAATCAATGAGCTGTGCGCATACACGCCCATTGTCGGGCTTGACCGCTTTGAGGCTCGCAAGCACATGAAACCCGCGTTGGAAGAAAGCGGCCACTTGGTCAAAATAGAAGATTACCGCACCAACATTGGCCGCTCGGAGCGAACCAACGCGGTAGTGGAGCCAAAACTATCGCTCCAATGGTTTGTGAAAATGAGCTCGCTGGGAGAACCTGCGCTGAAAGCGGTGGTGGATGAGGAAATCAAGTTTTACCCCTCGAGTTTTCAAAACCTCTATCGCAACTGGATGGAAAACTTGCGAGATTGGTGCATATCGCGCCAACTGTGGTGGGGCCAACGCATCCCGGCTTGGTACCTGAAATCAGAGGCGCTAAGCAAAGAAACACAGGTGTTTGTGGCCGAAACCGCCGAGCAGGCTTTGGAAATCGCCAGAAGTCAAACTGCCAACCCGCAGTTGCAAATGAGCGACTTACGGCAAGACGAGGACGTGCTCGACACTTGGGCCTCCTCGTGGCTTTGGCCCATCTCTGTCTTCGACGGTTTTGACAAACCAGACGGCGAAATCAGTTACTATTACCCCACGAGCGTCCTCGTGACCGGGTGGGACATCATTTTTTTCTGGGTAGCGCGCATGATTATGGCGGGCTATGAGTTCAAAGGGAAAAAGCCATTTCAGTCGGTCTATTTCACTGGCATGGTGCGCGACAAGTTGCGCCGCAAAATGTCCAAGTCACTTGGCAACTCGCCCGATGCCATGAAATTGTTGGAAGACTTCGGCGCCGATGGCGTTCGCTATGGCCTCATGTCGAGCGCAGCGGCGGGCGGAGATATTTTGTTCGATGAAAAACTGTGCGAAAATGGCCGCAACTTCTGCAACAAACTGTGGAACGCCCTGCGGCTTGTGAAGGGGTGGAAGGTCGCCGAAACCCCCGAAAATGAGGATACCGGGCGAAAAAACAAACTCGCCGCACACTGGCTCCGCGAGAAGTTCAAGGCGGCCTTGGCCGATGTGGAAAGCAACTTTCAGCAGTTCCGGCTCAGCGAGGCGCTGCTCACCCTTTATGGGTTTATATGGGACGATTTCTGCTCATGGTACCTCGAAATGATAAAACCCCCCTTCGAGGGTCAAATTGACCGCGCCACCTACGAAGCCACGCTCGACATATTTTCCGAAATGATGGTGGCTTTGCACCCTTTCATGCCCTTCATCACGGAAGAGTTGTGGCACCAACTTCGGGACCGCAAGGAAGGCGATGATTGCATGAGGCAGCATTATCCACAAGCCGCCCCGGCCGCTCATTCGCTGATACAGCAGATGGAAACTGCCAAGGACGCAATCGGAAAAATCCGCGACGTTCGCAATCAACATCAACTCAAGCCACGCGAACCATTGACGGTTTTCGTGCAGCAGAGCGACACCGCGCAGGCACTCTTTGCGCAAGAGGGCTTGCGAGAAATGGTGATGAAACTGGCAGTATTGAAGGAACTCAGCCTTGTGACGACAGAGCCGACCAATGCCCAATCGTTCATTTCAGGCACAGAGAAATACTACGTCGAGTTGGAAAAAAAGATTGACGTGGAAGCAGAACGGAAAAAACTCGCTGGCGAACTGGAACACCAAGAAAAATTCGTACAGTCAGTGCAGGCAAAACTTTCAAACGAACGATTCGTGAGCAGCGCGCCCCCACAGGTAGTGGATAACGAGCGAAAAAAACTCGCCGATGGCCTCGCCCGCATCGCTATTTTGAAGGAAAGCCTTGCCAAGTTGTAA
- a CDS encoding endonuclease/exonuclease/phosphatase family protein, translating into MKFSFPAFLLLLLLFAPHQIFSQKDIKPEEYKVAAIGFYNLENLFDTIDSPTTNDADFLPGGRLAWNTEKYVSKQKNMAKVISQLATELTPDGVALLGVAEIENRKVLEDLVAQTDLKDRNYQIVHFDSPDERGIDCGILYQPKYFTLAGAKAYPVSLKDPKTDKEDFTRDIVYAAGTFDGDLVHIMVGHWPSRRGGESASAWARKAAAGVCRHITDSLLAIDADAKIIIMGDLNDDPTNKSVTEVLKAKGSTEKMKEGDLYNTMYDHFKNGNGTLAYRDSWNLFDQMIVSQGLVSKKVGGWQLYKSVVFRKPWLLQTEGAFRGYPFRTFVGDIFINGYSDHLPVYLFLLKKK; encoded by the coding sequence ATGAAATTCTCGTTTCCCGCGTTTCTGTTGCTGCTCCTGTTGTTTGCCCCACATCAAATTTTTTCCCAAAAAGACATCAAGCCCGAAGAATATAAAGTAGCGGCGATTGGTTTTTACAACCTCGAAAACCTTTTCGACACCATAGACTCTCCCACCACCAACGATGCCGATTTTTTGCCGGGCGGGCGGCTTGCTTGGAACACGGAAAAGTATGTGTCCAAACAAAAAAACATGGCAAAGGTGATTAGCCAATTGGCTACCGAACTCACCCCCGATGGCGTTGCGCTGCTGGGCGTAGCGGAAATAGAGAACAGAAAAGTGCTTGAAGATTTGGTAGCGCAGACCGACCTCAAAGACCGCAACTATCAAATCGTGCACTTTGACTCGCCCGACGAGCGTGGTATTGACTGTGGCATTCTTTATCAGCCAAAGTACTTCACGCTCGCTGGCGCGAAAGCATATCCTGTTTCGCTCAAAGACCCCAAAACCGACAAAGAGGATTTCACACGCGATATTGTGTACGCTGCCGGCACCTTCGACGGAGACCTTGTCCATATCATGGTCGGGCACTGGCCTTCCCGCCGGGGGGGAGAGTCCGCTTCCGCATGGGCGCGCAAAGCCGCGGCGGGCGTGTGTCGGCACATCACCGACAGTCTGCTGGCCATAGATGCCGATGCCAAAATCATCATCATGGGCGACCTGAACGACGACCCAACCAACAAAAGTGTGACGGAGGTGCTAAAAGCAAAAGGCTCCACCGAGAAGATGAAAGAGGGTGATTTGTACAACACGATGTACGACCACTTCAAAAACGGAAACGGCACCTTGGCCTACCGCGATTCATGGAATCTGTTTGACCAAATGATTGTTTCTCAAGGACTTGTTTCAAAAAAGGTGGGAGGCTGGCAACTTTATAAGTCTGTGGTTTTTCGCAAACCCTGGCTCTTGCAGACCGAGGGGGCATTTCGCGGCTACCCGTTCCGCACTTTTGTCGGTGATATCTTTATCAATGGATACAGCGACCACCTTCCTGTTTATTTGTTTCTGCTGAAAAAGAAGTAG